Proteins encoded together in one Planctomyces sp. SH-PL14 window:
- a CDS encoding class I SAM-dependent methyltransferase — protein sequence MVSSRLDLPLSRGTAPRRGVLNRLIEFQGMREWSCEAYRDAVRHCYDGPAGAILRLGSLLSLHEPLVGRLFETRQFDLRGRRSLLDIGSGAGQILRHLVERADPEASIVATDLSAPMLARARTNVRSSRPHYVTADLVRLPFPDNSFDAITCGWVLEYQKDPVPAFQELRRVLQPGGTLLVLATEDCLSGAIVSRAWKCRTYTEGELHDACLEAGLAWRQRLWLTPLHRSLKAGGIIFAAAKPAAWESRSSR from the coding sequence ATGGTTTCCTCGCGTCTCGATCTCCCTCTTTCCCGCGGGACCGCTCCGCGCCGCGGGGTGTTGAACCGCCTGATTGAGTTCCAGGGGATGCGGGAGTGGAGCTGCGAGGCGTACCGGGACGCGGTCCGGCACTGCTACGACGGTCCCGCGGGGGCGATTCTCCGGCTGGGGAGCCTGCTCTCGCTCCACGAGCCGCTCGTCGGCCGGCTGTTCGAGACGCGGCAGTTCGACCTGCGGGGGCGGCGGTCCCTTCTCGACATCGGTTCCGGCGCGGGGCAGATCCTGCGGCATCTTGTGGAGCGCGCGGATCCAGAGGCTTCGATCGTCGCCACCGACCTGTCTGCGCCGATGCTGGCCCGGGCGCGGACGAATGTCCGGAGTTCCCGGCCGCACTATGTCACAGCCGATCTCGTCCGGCTTCCGTTCCCCGACAACAGCTTTGACGCCATTACATGCGGCTGGGTGCTGGAGTACCAGAAGGATCCGGTCCCCGCCTTCCAGGAACTTCGCCGGGTGCTTCAGCCGGGGGGAACCTTGCTGGTGTTGGCGACGGAGGACTGCCTGAGCGGGGCGATCGTGAGCCGGGCGTGGAAGTGCCGGACGTACACGGAGGGGGAGTTGCACGACGCCTGTCTGGAGGCGGGGCTGGCGTGGCGGCAGCGGCTGTGGCTGACGCCGCTGCACAGGAGTTTGAAGGCGGGTGGGATCATTTTCGCGGCGGCGAAACCGGCGGCGTGGGAAAGTCGGTCTTCGAGATAA